The bacterium genome has a segment encoding these proteins:
- a CDS encoding BrnA antitoxin family protein — MKEKIPNPDKMKRVKGPRLSADQMRAAKVRVTTFLDEDVLAALKETAQGSGTRYQTLLNQLLRQALIGDTKTILERLEKLEKAVFKSRAA, encoded by the coding sequence ATGAAAGAGAAAATTCCGAATCCGGATAAGATGAAGAGGGTGAAGGGACCGAGGCTCTCTGCGGATCAGATGCGTGCTGCCAAGGTTCGAGTCACTACTTTTCTCGACGAGGATGTGCTCGCTGCCCTCAAGGAAACCGCCCAGGGTTCGGGCACCAGATATCAGACCCTTTTGAATCAGCTACTCAGGCAGGCGCTCATAGGCGACACGAAGACGATCCTCGAACGCCTGGAAAAACTCGAGAAGGCTGTATTCAAATCCCGCGCCGCCTAG
- a CDS encoding four helix bundle protein encodes MLHEKLECYRRSVRLAEELSKEGARWPRGLGYLYDQLRRAMASVVLNTAEGNARRSAAERRRFFEIARASAVEVSACIDLACSFGLMPPMGALSLKSRLTEVSKMLWGLMKR; translated from the coding sequence ATGTTGCACGAAAAACTGGAGTGCTACCGCAGGTCAGTAAGGTTGGCAGAGGAGTTAAGCAAGGAGGGTGCCAGGTGGCCCCGAGGCCTAGGCTATCTATATGATCAGCTGCGCCGCGCCATGGCCTCAGTGGTCCTCAATACCGCGGAAGGAAACGCGCGCAGGAGCGCGGCTGAACGCCGCCGGTTCTTCGAGATCGCCCGCGCCTCAGCCGTCGAGGTTTCAGCCTGCATTGATCTCGCTTGCTCTTTCGGCTTGATGCCGCCGATGGGCGCACTCTCCCTCAAATCCCGCCTCACCGAGGTCAGCAAGATGCTCTGGGGCTTGATGAAGCGCTAA
- a CDS encoding BrnT family toxin — protein sequence MYNINTEWLFEWDLGREIRNLSKHGVSFRVAIEVFADPKVIHLEDGRHSSEEDRFYAVGKTSEGEVVTVRYTVRGHTIRIFGAAKWRRWRRYYERENSESG from the coding sequence ATGTACAATATAAATACAGAGTGGCTGTTCGAGTGGGACCTCGGGCGGGAAATCAGGAACCTCTCGAAGCACGGGGTGTCGTTTCGGGTCGCCATTGAAGTTTTTGCGGACCCGAAGGTCATTCACCTTGAGGACGGGAGGCATTCATCAGAGGAGGACCGTTTCTATGCGGTCGGCAAGACATCGGAAGGCGAGGTCGTCACCGTGCGCTATACTGTTCGAGGGCATACGATAAGGATCTTCGGCGCGGCGAAGTGGCGCAGGTGGAGGAGGTACTATGAAAGAGAAAATTCCGAATCCGGATAA